GCAGTCCGCGCAGTTCTCCAGGTGTGCCTCGACCGACCACACGGTCGCCTCGTCCAGCCCGTCGCCGCCGCCGGCGTAGCGGGCGATCACGGCGAGGTTCGGGTGTCTGGTCATGACAGTGCCTCCCGCAGAGCGATCCGGGCCCGCCGCGCGCGGGACTTCACCGTGCCCTCCGGCACTCCCAGCAGAATCGACGTCTCCCGCACGGACAGCCCGTCGAGGACCATCGCGCGCAGGACCTGCCGCAGCTCGACCGGAAGCACGAGCAGGGCCTGCTCCAGTTCCTGCCCGATCCGCCCGGCCATCACCTCGTCCTCGGCGGCGGGCGCGGCGGTCTCCGCCAGCGGCACCGGCGGCACCTGCGCCTGCCGGGCCCGCCGCCGGAACGCGTCCACCAACCGGTTGGCGGCGATGGTCCACAGCCAGCCGACCGCACTGCCGGACGTTGCGGCGCCGGCGAATCCACCGGCGGCCCGCCAGACGGCCAGGTACGTCTCCTGCATCACGTCGGCAACGATCTCCTCGTCGGCGCACCGGCGGCGCAGGCGCACGGCGAGCCACGGTGACGTGCGCCGATACAGCTCGTCGAACGCCCGCCGATCACCACCGGCCATGCGGCGCACGAGTGCTGCCTCGTCGACCGCGTCCATGCCTCGTCTCACATCAGGCAAGACGACGTCCACCCCTCGACGGTTCTCCACGAACTATGACCTACATCACGCCGACGGGCGGTCACCTTGGGCGACCGGGCCATCGAAGCCCGACCACGGAGCGAGCGCCGAGGCCCGGCAACCCTAACGTGACCTTGCAGTCATGCGGCTGGGGCAGATCGGCGGACAGGGCCTTCGCGTGAGAAACATCCACTAATTACCCTTAGCCGCCTTATATTCACTTTTGGGACATGAATTCCGGGAGGGCCTGGAGGGGGTCATCGTGACCACTCGACGGCGACTGTTGATGGCGGGTGCCGCCGGTGGAGCGGCCGTCCTGCTGTCTCCGCACGGTTCCCGCGCCGTGGTGCCACAGTCGGCGCAGCCGCCACTGTGGCCACAGCCGACGCAGCCGTCACTGGACCCCGACAGCATCGAGAAGTACCAGACGAACCTGCTGGTCCCGGCGGTCATGCCGCCGGTGCGCCGACGCGGCCGGGACCGGATCGACGAGTACCTGATCGGGGTGCGGCAGTTCTCGCAGCAGGTCCTGCCGCCGAATCTGCCCCGAACCACGGTC
The sequence above is a segment of the Micromonospora sp. WMMA1363 genome. Coding sequences within it:
- a CDS encoding RNA polymerase sigma factor produces the protein MDAVDEAALVRRMAGGDRRAFDELYRRTSPWLAVRLRRRCADEEIVADVMQETYLAVWRAAGGFAGAATSGSAVGWLWTIAANRLVDAFRRRARQAQVPPVPLAETAAPAAEDEVMAGRIGQELEQALLVLPVELRQVLRAMVLDGLSVRETSILLGVPEGTVKSRARRARIALREALS